The Streptomyces sp. R28 region ACTGATCACCGCTGATCACTCTCCCGGCTAACCTACTGTTCAGTCGGCAACCCGGCTGTCGTAGCCGTAAACGGCTGCCGACTTCGGTTTCGTAGGCATATCTCCGCGCGTAGATGCGATCGGAAGGTCCCGGTCCATCCTTATACGCCCCAACTGGCTCGCGTCCGGCGATCGTTACCCGCTGTTCGGATAACGGAACCCCTCAGACAGCATCACGGTTACGCATCCTTTCCCCGCCAGCTCTGGCAACAGATCGCCAAAGCGTTGAAGACTCCCCGCAAGACACGGGCCGGTCGGTCCTGTGTACGAGTGGAAGCAACCGCTACAGCGGCAGCCAGGGGGCCGACAACCGTCGGCCGAGAGGGGTCAATCTCACCGTGACGGCACCGATCGAGACCACCGGATCGCAGGCCGAGGCGCAGCCCGAGGCCGTGCTGAAGGGTGTCGAGTCCAAGCAGATCGAGGGCCGGTCTCTCGGGCAGATCGCCTGGACCCGTTTCAAGAAGGACAAGGTGGCGGTCGCCGGCGGGGTCATCGTGATCCTGCTGATCCTGCTGGCCGTGTTCTCCCGGCCCATCCAGGCGCTCTTCGGACTGGACCCCAACGCTCTGCACCAGGACCTGATCGACCCCAACACCTCGCTGCCCAAGGGCGACTTCGGCGGCATGAGCTGGGACCACCCGCTCGGTGTGGAGCCGAAGTTCGGCCGCGACATCGCCACCCGCATCCTCGAGGGCTCCTGGGTCTCGCTGGTCGTCGCCTTCGGCGCCACGATCCTGTCCAACACGATCGGCGCGGTCCTCGGCGTGGTGGCCGGCTACTACGGCGGCCGGGTCGACACGATCATCAGCCGGCTGATGGACACCTTCCTGGCGTTCCCTCTCCTGCTGTTCGCGATCGCCATCTCCGCCACTCTGCAGGGCGGCGCCTTCGGCCTGGAGGGCCTGCCGCTGCACATCAGCGTGCTGATCTTCGTCATCGGCTTCTTCAACTGGCCTTATCTGGGCCGTATCGTTCGGGGCCAGACGCTGGCCCTGCGCGAGCGGGAGTTCGTCGACGCCTCCCGGGGGATGGGGGCCAAGGGGCCGTACATCCTCTTCCGGGAGCTGCTGCCGAACCTGGTCGGCCCGATCATCGTGTACTCGACGCTGCTCATCCCGACCAACATCCTCTTCGAGGCGTCCCTGAGCTTCCTCGGCGTCGGCATCCAGCCCCCGCAGGCGTCCTGGGGCGGCATGATCAACCAGGCGGTCGACTACTACCAGGTCGATCCGCAGTTCATGATCGTGCCCGGCCTGGCCATCTTCGTGACCGTCCTTGCGTTCAACCTGCTCGGCGACGGTCTTCGTGACGCACTCGACCCGCGCAGCCG contains the following coding sequences:
- a CDS encoding ABC transporter permease — translated: MTAPIETTGSQAEAQPEAVLKGVESKQIEGRSLGQIAWTRFKKDKVAVAGGVIVILLILLAVFSRPIQALFGLDPNALHQDLIDPNTSLPKGDFGGMSWDHPLGVEPKFGRDIATRILEGSWVSLVVAFGATILSNTIGAVLGVVAGYYGGRVDTIISRLMDTFLAFPLLLFAIAISATLQGGAFGLEGLPLHISVLIFVIGFFNWPYLGRIVRGQTLALREREFVDASRGMGAKGPYILFRELLPNLVGPIIVYSTLLIPTNILFEASLSFLGVGIQPPQASWGGMINQAVDYYQVDPQFMIVPGLAIFVTVLAFNLLGDGLRDALDPRSR